From a region of the Cataglyphis hispanica isolate Lineage 1 chromosome 24, ULB_Chis1_1.0, whole genome shotgun sequence genome:
- the LOC126858215 gene encoding uncharacterized protein LOC126858215, which yields MSATNNFEKNLYKLMNNAVFGKTMENVRNHVNVKLLTKWDGRYGAEAMIAKPNFHSRSVFSENLVPVELRKLEVIFNKPICVGMCILDISKVCLYEFHHEYMLPLYRDNCKVMYIDTDSLIYYIKCDDIYENMKRVINRFDTSNYSANNAYDIQLVNKKVPGLMKDENNGAIMTVFVGLRAKMYALRVDGKKDTKKVKGVKSNVVARAITFDDYTKCLHEEIEMTRQHHVKIGSKLHEVYTIRETKIALSTMTSGISYPKRPTRSHGDITEYSYNVM from the coding sequence ATGAGCGCGacaaacaattttgaaaaaaatttatataaattaatgaataacgcGGTATTCGGTAAAACTATGGAAAACGTGCGCAATCatgttaatgtaaaattattaacgaagTGGGACGGACGATACGGCGCGGAGGCAATGATCGCAAAACCGAATTTTCACAGTAGAAGCgtgttttcagaaaatttagtCCCCGTTGAACTGCGCAAACTTGAggtaatattcaataaaccAATCTGCGTCGGTATGTGCATACTTGATATATCGAAAGTGTGTTTGTATGAATTTCATCACGAATACATGTTACCGTTATATCGCGACAATTGTAAAGTCATGTACATCGATACagatagtttaatttattacattaaatgcgacgatatatatgaaaacatgAAACGTGTTATCAATAGATTTGACACGAGCAATTATTCGGCTAACAACGCGTACGATATACagcttgtaaataaaaaagtaccgGGTTTAATGAAAGACGAAAATAATGGCGCCATCATGACCGTATTCGTTGGACTTAGAGCAAAAATGTACGCGTTACGAGTAGATGGTAAAAAGGATACGAAAAAAGTTAAAGGCGTCAAGAGTAACGTCGTTGCGCGTGCTATAACTTTTGACGATTACACGAAATGCCTTCACGAAGAGATTGAAATGACTCGACAGCATCATGTCAAAATAGGGTCAAAATTGCATGAAGTATATACCATCCGCGAGACAAAAATTGCTCTGAGTACGATGACAAGCGGTATATCGTACCCGAAACGGCCGACACGTTCCCATGGGGACATTACCGAATACtcttataatgtaatgtaa
- the LOC126858214 gene encoding uncharacterized protein LOC126858214, with translation MAGAKKVSSERKKLTDFVKFTHVCDINKSGLKTDFDRRNDQRYLLLSTTYGLNASYTKKIHVGLQATSENCFVPIVKLTGNYADGICLDTDTWQQFQISMEQMKQYLCENQKSKPSPIIINNISIGFTTAYGTRAVIVSYKENAGQPANNNETEEQPPLKKQKTYSVAIVMQKTTFVGLEDIARCVDAHLARLIPITDTVNECSKYLINEIELKLPSSYVDCEIIKLTIRGNFEEIERDVRTQINNLPFLDVYFNIVFEELLSLGFNEIVRIILLKRNC, from the coding sequence atggcCGGCGCAAAAAAAGTATCCAGTGAACGGAAAAAGCTAaccgattttgttaaatttactcacgtttgtgatattaacaaaTCGGGCCTCAAGACCGACTTCGATAGAAGAAACGAtcagcgatatttattattatcgacgacGTACGGGCTTAACGCATCGTATACTAAGAAGATTCACGTGGGATTGCAGGCGACGAGCGAAAATTGCTTTGTaccgattgtaaaattaacaggCAATTATGCAGATGGAATATGTCTCGACACCGACACCTGGCAGCAATTTCAAATCAGCATGGAGCAGATGAAGCAGTATTTGTGCGAGAATCAAAAATCCAAACCAAgtccgattattatcaacaatatttccatCGGCTTCACAACCGCTTACGGAACAAGGGCAGTGATAGTGAGTTATAAGGAAAATGCGGGACAACCGGCGAATAATAACGAGACGGAGGAGCAGCCCCCgttgaagaagcaaaaaaCGTACAGCGTCGCCATTGTGATGCAGAAAACTACTTTTGTCGGCCTGGAAGATATCGCAAGATGTGTGGACGCTCATTTGGCACGGTTAATTCCCATTACCGACACCGTCAACGAGTGCTCCAAATACCTGATTaacgaaatagaattaaaacttcCCTCGTCTTACGtagattgtgaaattataaaacttacaattagaggtaattttgaagaaatcgagCGTGATGTacgaacacaaataaataatttaccatttttagacgtatattttaatattgtattcgaagaattgctttcgctaggttttaatgaaattgtacgtataattttactaaagcgcaattgttag